One segment of Streptomyces sp. NBC_00576 DNA contains the following:
- a CDS encoding fatty acyl-AMP ligase: protein MDSRLPPLAPAHRSLPEYVRHWAETTPDRRAFTFVDHPAPRSRGVHRTLTWRRLDLRVRALAARLAEEAEPGTRVALLCPQGTEYVTAFLATLASGLVAVPLYPPGLPGHGDRLAGVLDDASPAVILTTSHILDEVRDFCAGRAVRIVAVDQVPDAAADLRAVTPDDDAIAYLQYTSGSTRSPAGVEISHGNVVANARQALAAYGLDERPATCVGWLPLYHDMGLVLSVAAPVVRGMVSVLMDPVAFLHEPVRWLRLLAAHPRALSAAPNFAYDYCASTVTDAQKRDLRLDGVAALLNGSEPVRPATVDRFHAAFAAQGLAPDAHCPSYGLAEATVFVSAARPGEPLRRFALDRDALTAGKALPAQDGAPRALTLVGCGTPAGQRVRIADPVSRVRLSEGEVGEIWVQGPNVGRGYRNREEQTQHVFGAVFADDTDGAGHWLRTGDLGTFLDGQLIVTGRLKDLIVVDGRNHYPQDVEASVQDADPAVRRDRLAAFEVPGDAGERVVVVAEHVRSISLAEIDVPGLVRAVRATVSVRHGLRLADVVLVPPGTVPRTSSGKVARALTRRRYLEGAYTPEPTA, encoded by the coding sequence ATGGACAGCCGCCTCCCCCCGCTCGCCCCCGCCCACCGGAGTCTGCCGGAGTACGTACGGCACTGGGCCGAAACCACCCCCGACCGCCGGGCGTTCACGTTCGTCGACCACCCCGCCCCGCGCTCGCGCGGTGTCCACCGCACCCTGACCTGGCGCCGACTGGACCTGCGCGTACGGGCGTTGGCCGCCCGGCTCGCCGAGGAGGCCGAGCCCGGCACCCGGGTCGCGCTGCTGTGCCCGCAGGGTACGGAGTACGTCACCGCCTTCCTGGCGACGCTCGCGTCCGGTCTTGTCGCCGTGCCGTTGTATCCGCCCGGTCTGCCCGGGCACGGCGACCGGCTCGCGGGAGTACTGGACGACGCGAGTCCGGCCGTGATTCTGACGACCAGTCACATTCTTGATGAGGTACGGGACTTCTGCGCCGGCCGGGCGGTACGGATCGTCGCCGTGGATCAAGTGCCCGACGCTGCGGCCGACTTGCGGGCGGTCACACCGGACGACGACGCCATCGCCTACCTCCAGTACACGTCCGGTTCGACCCGTTCCCCCGCGGGTGTGGAGATCAGTCACGGCAATGTCGTCGCCAACGCCCGGCAGGCGCTGGCCGCTTACGGCCTGGACGAGCGTCCGGCGACCTGTGTGGGCTGGCTGCCGCTGTACCACGACATGGGGCTCGTCCTGAGTGTCGCCGCTCCGGTCGTACGGGGGATGGTGTCGGTGCTCATGGATCCGGTCGCGTTCCTGCACGAACCGGTGCGCTGGTTGCGGCTGCTCGCCGCGCATCCGCGTGCACTGAGCGCGGCGCCCAACTTCGCCTACGACTACTGTGCTTCGACCGTCACCGATGCCCAGAAGAGGGACCTGCGGCTGGACGGGGTCGCCGCGCTGCTCAACGGCAGCGAACCTGTCCGCCCCGCCACAGTCGACCGCTTCCACGCCGCCTTCGCCGCCCAGGGACTGGCGCCGGACGCCCACTGTCCGTCGTACGGGCTCGCCGAGGCCACCGTCTTTGTCAGCGCCGCCCGGCCCGGGGAACCGCTCAGACGGTTCGCGCTCGACCGCGATGCCCTCACCGCCGGGAAGGCGCTGCCCGCGCAGGACGGTGCCCCCAGAGCCCTGACGCTGGTCGGCTGCGGGACTCCGGCGGGCCAGCGGGTCCGTATCGCCGACCCCGTGTCCCGCGTCAGGTTGTCCGAAGGTGAGGTCGGCGAGATCTGGGTGCAGGGTCCCAACGTGGGGCGCGGCTACCGGAATCGGGAGGAGCAGACCCAGCACGTCTTCGGTGCCGTGTTCGCCGACGACACGGACGGCGCAGGTCACTGGCTGCGCACCGGCGACCTGGGGACGTTCCTGGACGGGCAGTTGATCGTCACCGGACGGCTGAAGGACCTCATCGTCGTCGACGGCCGCAACCACTACCCGCAGGACGTGGAGGCCTCTGTCCAGGACGCGGACCCCGCGGTGCGGCGCGATCGGCTGGCCGCGTTCGAGGTGCCGGGTGACGCGGGCGAGCGGGTGGTAGTCGTCGCCGAGCATGTACGGAGCATCAGCCTCGCGGAGATCGACGTACCGGGACTGGTGCGTGCCGTGCGCGCCACCGTCTCGGTACGGCACGGGCTGCGGCTCGCCGACGTCGTCCTCGTGCCGCCGGGCACCGTGCCCCGTACGTCCAGCGGCAAGGTGGCCCGGGCGCTGACCCGGCGACGCTATCTGGAGGGTGCCTACACGCCGGAGCCGACCGCATGA